One Triticum dicoccoides isolate Atlit2015 ecotype Zavitan chromosome 3B, WEW_v2.0, whole genome shotgun sequence genomic window, CTTGCGGAGGGTGGGCGGCGCCATCTTGGTGGCGCTCGACCAGACGGAGGCGGTCGGCTTGTCgtcgtcgccggccgccgaggtgggcggcgggaggtcgCCGTAAAGTCCGCCCAGCATCTTCGGCAAAACAGAGGCAGCACCGGCGGGGGAAAttaagtcgatcgagtggttgattcTACCGGAATCCGACGAACAAGGCAGATGTAGCAACCCGCCTCACGATCGGAGaggcaaaccctaaccctaatcgaGTCCACTGGAGCGGATCTCGGTCGGagcagggaggaagaagaagactcgcTCTATCTTCTTCTCGAGGGAGACAGCCGGCCTTCTCTTGTatgggccgcggctgctgattgggCCATTATCGATGTTTTCTCTCTTATTAAGCCCTTTGTCCCATAGCCATGAtgacctttcctcaaaaaaaaaagccCATTGTCCCAAGTCAAGAAATaataatttctcaaaaaaaaagtcaagaaatcattccctcaaaaaaaaagtcaAGAAATAATACCCTTATAGTTCCTAGAAAATATCAATTTACCAAAAGAACCTACTAGTATTAATTTTACAAATGTTAACGATCCGACGTTAGCTTAGAGACGTTTTTCGAGCGAATGTGATGTGACACATTCGTACGAATCTCAAAGCAAGACACGTGGCAATTTGAGTGAATAAATCCACGACGATACATTATGTTTTTAAAGCATGGCCATTTGTCACCGGTTCTCCTCGACGCAAGCATGGCAATTTTTTGCTGGTAGCATGGCAAATTCTGATTAAGTTGGAAATTTTCTTTTTAGGCTAGCAATTCTCCATGTTACGAATCCTCGAAAACGTATGAGAATTACTCTACTGCAGCATGGCAAAATCCTGACAATGTTTTTGCTAGTGTGGCAATTTTTCTTTACAAGATAGCAATCTTTATACAAAATAGCATGACAAATATATCTATTTTAGCATAACAACTCTCTGAGCATTTATTGGGAGTGGTATTTTGATGATATGCTCTCAGACTGCGGCATTCACTCGGATAACCTCCCACGGAACAATAGTTTGCTAGGGTGACCTCATGAATATCAACATAATATTGAGGCCCATTAATTTCTACACCAGTATTTAACATCTAGAAAAATATAAAATCCTTTTCCACCTTCAAACAAAGCATTTTCTTTTCACTTCTAGAAAAACATAACACCGCGTACGCGACAACCAGGCTCTTTGTATTATTCTTCTATATTGAATCCACTGGAATCGATTACAGATTGATTTATACACATCATCCATTCCTCTCTTTTTTCGACGCCATAAACGGTTGCTCGAGAATCATAAATAACTTAATCATCATGATTATTGTACAACAGGAACAATGACAGCATCAAACATTGTGGGGTCCTTTTTCTTTACTTTCCCTTTCAACCCCTGATTCAACTACTACTGTTTCCaggtattaccatcctcatatgtaCAATTTATCCTGTAAAACAAGGAATGCAAAATTCTGTCAATCATCTGCAGCCAACTCCATAGGCAAAGATATTTGCCTGATAATTTATATACCTAACCTCGCAACAGAAAATCCTGGAGATGCTTAGGACTGCTGCTCCGACGCCGTCCTCCTTTGGAGATCAAATTTATGGTTGAATATAATTATGGAATTTTTTCTAAGGGGAAACATGAATTCTTcaatttccttattttttttcatcACTCTGAACCTCCTTTTAGTGACTGCACAAGAACAAAGCTCAAAACCCCAACCATGTAGTGGATGATGCTCATGCCCACAAGGAACTCAAATATCCAATGTGATCGTATCAGAACTTACCTTGTACTGGTACTTCTTCCTCAGCCTGACAGCCAGGCGCACACATCTTTTTACATTGATTTTCAGTATATTGTCGTTGAACATCTGAAGACAAACGGACCAGCTCAGTTCCAAGGAAAATGAAGAGTACATGTATACAGATGCAGTTGCAGTAGATATAAACTTGACGAAATTGACATGCCATGATCCATCCAATTTCAGCTTGAGAGCAACTTATATACACATATCATGCTATACATAGAATTACTAGCAGCTGTCCTGGCTTGCAAGTGTTAAACTATCAAAACTGAAACGTGCAATCCTACCCATAAACTGGAATGCACAAAAGTCTGCCGCAAATAAATAAATTTTACTAGTTATTTCATGCACCCAAGGCTTTAAATAACATGGgggggtggtgggggggggggggacagTGACTGAAAATTCGAAAAGAGAAGGTAGTGACCCAACTTGCCTTGATAGCATCATCTATTGAGTGAGTATCTCTAATAATCTTGTGCCGATTTATTATCAAGATTGCTGCTACACAGAATATAGGCAGTTCGTCGTCTCCATTCTTTGTCAAGACATTTGTACTCAAATGAGGCATATGTTGATGCCTTGCCCAGATAGTAGCACCTGACAAGCCACACAGGGGATTTCTTGTACTAGATTTCACTCCAGGGTTGCAAGACACGCGGATTTCACCATTTCTACGATGGGATCTCCTGCTTTTGGATTTTCTTCTCGTGTACTTGTTCACCCGGGGCTCTTCTTTGGCCTCACATGAAAAATCATTCTTCACATCTAGTAGCAATTGTTCTAGGCAGTTCGCTTCCAAATTCCTGATTGCATCTTCATCAAAATCAGCAGCCCACATCATCTGAAGACAGAAAGCACAGTTAGTTAACCGAACAAATGAAGAGCCTTTAAAATATAATTGTTGATTTATGTGGGTACTTCCCCTTGGCTAGTGTaatgccaaataaaaaaaatagttagtaGATTCTGCTATGCATGTACACTAACTTAACCATCTTGTCACAAACATCAACTATTTCAAAGAATTCTCGTATAAATTTCATGGAACACTAACGACTAAATACCCAAGAAAAAAATCTCTATACAAATTAGGAACCGTCCAAACTAAACCACAAATATCTTTGAAGTGCCTGACAGACCTCCCACATGCTCAGCGACTCCTCAAAAGATAGCTCTCGACGAAAAAGCACTAGCAGCATCCGGAAAGCGAAATGGAGGCTTTCAGCACCAATTGCtgataaatgctcaaataattctgtatCTGTCAATTCCATGATCTTCCACAATGCTTCCAACTGCTTCATAACTCCTGTAGGTCCCTCGAGCTGGAAATTTTCACGCTGAGATGCAACAAAATTTGTATCATGTATTAAGTCACGCAAAATACCAACCTAACATAAGCCAGTATAGTTTGACATAGATGCAAATTACCATCCTTCTCAGTAGCATCTCAAAACACCAAAAGGCATCTGCATCATCCTCGTATAGAACAACAAAAGGGGAAAGAAGATCGCTCATACCTACAGTCAACTTATACCATTTAGGCAGCTTAAATAATTGAAGCAAAACGATGTAATGCTCCATCAAAATGCAAACCTTGACAGTATCCAGTGGAAGGATCAACCCATGCATAAACTGCAAGTATATCTGACATTCTCGCCATATTTCTTGATTCTCCATAGAAATCGAGATGGCTATCTGTTCTGACAACATCGACCACTGCATAACCATTTCTGGCAATTAGAACACAATATGACAATAATAAGAGGCCATTGTAATTGTGTGGTGTGAGGGGAAAAGAGTAAGTATACCAATTCTATGCAATGTCCATAGCCACTCGGCGACTCTGTCTTTGTTTGCAACCGGACTGTCGGATTTGGTTCCGTCAACAAAATCTGCTTCTGGCGCATCAGATATCTTCAAAGAATCTACTATTTCCCTGTTGTAGCCAGTGTCATCCAACCATCTACCCTGTTTGAACGCATCAGAGTGAAAGATGGCTGAGTCACTGTTGCTAGCCCGAAACAGATCACTGGAATTGGACTCCATAATGAGATCTATGTTATTATTGATCTGGAAGCTGTGCATGCGTTCGTCACGTTGTCTTAACCTATCTTCAGGAACTGAGAAACTACAAAGACTTTCGTCAACCCCATTGACATCCCCACCATCATTTGCGAACAAGTTTGTACCAGGCAGGGAGGGATACTCCATGAACGTCTCACTGTCATATCTTGGTTCACCCATGTCATTGTAATCCCCAGAATCTGACAAGCAACTATTCACCACTGTGGAGGACACCATAAATTTGGATGAATTATATACAGAGCTATCATTATGTGCGTTgaaaccagctacttcagctgattTGCTACAGCTTTGTGACTCTGGTGTTCCAGCAGAGTCATAATTTAAGTTCGAGTTTTCTACTGTACTGCCAGGTGCATTTTCTGAGGCTCGTTGACTTGTGCTGACTTCTTCTCTACTGTCATTTTCTTTTGGCATAGTCCTGACATCCATCAGCTTTGAGCCAACAGCATACGCAAGCTCACCTGTACCAATGCTTGGGTGCATACTCTTGCATTGCCTAACTAAACATTGATATTTCTCCCTTCATATAAATAAAAAAAAATCACTAGGTTAGATGCTTCTGAAAATGCTCTACAGCTAACATGTGTAAAATTATAAGAGGGAAGACATCACGGTAAATTGCAAAAGTAGGAATTTGGTCACCCTGCTTGCAACATAGGAATACATAACAAATGCAAAACAAACATTCCAGTCTCCTAGGTATGAGGAAATATTACTATATGACCGATCAGGGTATATAATGTTTGAATGAAAAATCATATGTAGAGATACCAT contains:
- the LOC119279335 gene encoding uncharacterized protein LOC119279335, coding for MSQPHRRSTGNGNGGAGSGAGGGGGGDYIKSWIMCGNLQRGFGSLVREPCGLSPDPYYLKGGKMLRPEKWNACFDADGKVIGFRKALKFIVLGGMDPSIRAEVWEFLLGCYALSSTTEYRRKLRAARREKYQCLVRQCKSMHPSIGTGELAYAVGSKLMDVRTMPKENDSREEVSTSQRASENAPGSTVENSNLNYDSAGTPESQSCSKSAEVAGFNAHNDSSVYNSSKFMVSSTVVNSCLSDSGDYNDMGEPRYDSETFMEYPSLPGTNLFANDGGDVNGVDESLCSFSVPEDRLRQRDERMHSFQINNNIDLIMESNSSDLFRASNSDSAIFHSDAFKQGRWLDDTGYNREIVDSLKISDAPEADFVDGTKSDSPVANKDRVAEWLWTLHRIVVDVVRTDSHLDFYGESRNMARMSDILAVYAWVDPSTGYCQGMSDLLSPFVVLYEDDADAFWCFEMLLRRMRENFQLEGPTGVMKQLEALWKIMELTDTELFEHLSAIGAESLHFAFRMLLVLFRRELSFEESLSMWEMMWAADFDEDAIRNLEANCLEQLLLDVKNDFSCEAKEEPRVNKYTRRKSKSRRSHRRNGEIRVSCNPGVKSSTRNPLCGLSGATIWARHQHMPHLSTNVLTKNGDDELPIFCVAAILIINRHKIIRDTHSIDDAIKMFNDNILKINVKRCVRLAVRLRKKYQYKGGLLHLPCSSDSGRINHSIDLISPAGAASVLPKMLGGLYGDLPPPTSAAGDDDKPTASVWSSATKMAPPTLRKPSATFAPPTSLLRNQHPRPAAAPKASAVHQQQQQQPPHPLPLASAVTTTTAASFHPALVAVQSTVLEEYDPARPNDYEDYRKEKLKRAKDAEMKKELDRRRREDQERERERELREAEARLREEQSRASSLNISGEEAWKRRAAMSGAGGGATPQRVSSPPHGDASGFSIPGSSSSGLGVGAGGQMTAAQRMMAKMGWKEGQGLGKQEQGITAPLVARKTDRRAGVIVDESSSRRPRSANFEGQPTRVVLLRNMIGPGEVDDELEDEIASECSKFGAVLRVLIFEITQANFPADEAVRIFVLFERTEDSTKALVELEGRYFGGRIVHATFFDEGRFERNELAPMPGEVPGFD